From the genome of Adlercreutzia equolifaciens DSM 19450:
GAGCGCCGCGCGGGCCGCCTCCACGGTCACTTCGTCGGCGAACTCCACGTTGATGGCCTCGCCGTGGCAGCGCAGCACGGGAACGCGCACGCACGTGGCCGCCACCTCGATGGCGGGGTCGCCCATGATCTTCTTGGTCTCGACGACCATCTTCCACTCCTCTTTGGTGGAGCCGTCATCCAAAAAGACGTCGATATGCGGAATGGTGTTGAAGGCGATGCGGTGGGCGAAGGCGGAGATTTCCAGCTCGTCCTCGGGAGTGCCGTCCAGGAAAGCGCGGGTCTGGTCGTACAGCTCGGCCATGGCCGGCGCGCCGGCGCCGGAAGCGGCCTGGTAGGTGGACACCACGACGCGCTTGATGGGAGAGAGGTCGTAGAGCGGCTTCAGCGCGACGACCATCTGGATGGTGGAGCAGTTCGGGTTCGCAATAACGCCGTTATGCCACGCCACATCCTGCGGGTTCACCTCGGGCACCACCAGGGGCACGTCCTCATCCATGCGGAAGGCGCTGGAGTTGTCGATCATCACGGCACCGGCGGCGGTGACCGCCTCGCGCATCTCCTTGGACACGGAGGCGCCGGCCGAGAACAGCGCGATGTCGACGCCCTCGAAGGACTCCGGCGTCATCTCCTGCACGGTAAGCTCGCCGGCCGGCACGAGTCCGCACCCCTCGAAGGGCACCTTCTTGCCAGCCGAGCGCGCGCTCGCAAGAGCGCGAACCTCACTCGCCGGGAAGTCCACGTCATGCAGCACGCGCAGAAACTCCTGTCCCACCGCACCCGTCGCTCCCGCTACGGCCACCACAGGATTTGCCGGCATTTCCTTCGTCCAGGTCATTTAACGTCCTTTCTTCATTTTGGCGGCGATCTCTTCCGCTGAAAGCTGGGTTTCCACGAACACGTCGTCGGAATCGAGCCCGAAGGCGGTGTGCAGGCACTGGACGGCCTGTACTGCCTGGGCCGCGTCCACGATCATGGACAGGCGGATGGGCGACGTGGAGATGGCCACGATGTTGATGTTGTTGTCGCCCAAGGTCTGGAACGTGCGCGAGGCCACACCCGGAGAGGACTTCATGCCCGTGCCCACCAGCGACACCTTCGCGATGTCCTCGTCGACGATGAACTCGCGAGCGCCGATCTCGGGCACGATGCGCTCCATGGTCTCCTTGGCGCGGGGCAGATCGGCCCCAGGAGTCGTGAAGGAGATGTCGGTGAAGCCGGCCTCGGACACATTCTGGATGATCATGTCCAGGTTCACGTTGGCAGCGGCCAGCGCCCCGAACACGCGGGCGGCCACGTTCGGCGCGTCGGGCACCTGGCGTATGGTCACCTTCACTTCCGACGTGTCGCTGGCGATGCCGGTGATGACGGCTTCTTCCATTTCGTACTCCTCCTTGACATAGGTTCCCTCGGCCTCCGAGAATGCGGAGCGGGAATGGATGACCACTTTCCATTTGCGGGCGAACTCCACCGCGCGGCTCTGCAGCACGCCTGAGCCGGCGCTGGAGAGCTCCAGCATGTCGTCATAGCAGATGGAATCGAGCTTGCGGGCCCGGGGCGCGATGCGCGGGTCGGTGGTGTAGACACCATCCACATCGGAGTAGATCTCGCAGACGTCGGCATTAATGCCCCAAGCGATGGCCACCGCCGTCGTGTCCGACCCGCCGCGACCGAGCGTGGTGATGTCGCCGTTGGCATCGATACCCTGGAACCCGGCGACCACGGGAATGGCGCCGTCGTCCAGCGCGTCTAAGATGCGCTCGTTGTGCACCTTCACGATGCGCGCCTTGTTGTGCGTGCCGTTGGTCTCGATGCCCGCCTGGCGTCCGGTGAAGCTGATGGACTTGTAGCCCAAAGCCTCGATGGCCATGGCCAGAAGCGTCATGGAAACCTGCTCGCCGGTGGACAGCAGCCGATCCAGCTCGCGGGCCGGGGGCGCCGTCGTGATGGCGGAGGCGAGCCCCATGAGCTCGTCGGTGGTCTTGCCCATGGCAGACACCACGGCCACCACCTCGTCCCCGCGCTGGCGCATGCCCACCAGGCGCTTGGCGACGTTTTTGATGCGCTCGGGGGAGGCGACCGACGTGCCCCCGAATTTCGCGACGATCAGAGCCATTGCGCTTGCTCTCCTTCGATACGGAACTAGTCGAAAATGCAAGTGGGCACCACTATAGCAAAGTTGCAAGGTCAATGAGGGCGAGCGCAGCCCGTACGGGCGCATCTTCGGTTGGAATGCCATCAGCGGCCACGGGCGGCGAGCGGCCGTCCGGACCGGGGACGCCGGCCACCCCGCCACGTGGCGCCGTCCACCCCGCCAGGTGACGCCGTCCGTCCCGCCACAGGAACGCCGTCTGCTCCATCTACCTAGTATGTCGGTTTTCCGACGGACGACACCCACCGTCCGCTGGCGGCCGCACCATTGTTTATGATGGCCTGTGTACCTATCATGATCGCTTTGCATTCAACATCGGGCAACGCCATCGGAGAGGAGAAGCCATGCCGGCCATCATCACGCACGACCTGTTCGGGAAAGACGTGTACGGCGAGACCTTCGATACCATCGGGGGCTCCCGCGATGCGGCCGAGGCCTTCCTTTTGGGCAACCAGGGCCCCGATCCTTTGTTCTTCGTCGCGCCCGATCCGCGCTACCGCCGCGTGGGAAAGCTGGCCTCAACGCTGCATCGGGCGCGCCCGGCAGAATTCCTCGTGGCCCTGAAGAGCGCTGTGCGCGAGCTGCCGGCGCAGGAGCGCTCCGTCGGACGCGCCTACGCGCTGGGCTACGTGTGCCACTACCTGCTGGACAGCACGGTGCATCCACTCGTCATAAGCCAGGTGAACGCCTTGTGCGGCGCCGGCGTGGAAGGCCTCGCGGCCGAGGACGCCCATGAGGTGCACGCCGTTATCGAGACCGAGCTGGACGAGCTTGTGCTGACGGCCAAGCGCGGCGAGACCGTGGCCACCTACCACCCCGCCACCTCGGTGCTGCGCGGCCGCGACAGCATGCTGGATACCGTGGGCCGCCTGTACGCCGGAGCCGTCGACAACGCCTTCGGCCTCGCCATGCCCAAGGGCATGTTCAAAAGCGCCGTGCGGGCCGAGCGCGCGGCCCAGCGGGCCCTCTACTCCCCCACCGGCGCCAAGCGCGCCGTGCTCTCCGCTGCCGAGCGCCTCGTGCGCCCCCATGCCATGACCGGGGCCATGAGCCACCGAGCCGCCGAGCGCGCCACTTCCGCCTTCGCCAACGGCGAGCGCGCTCCCTGGCGCCATCCGGCCACCGAGGCCGTCAGCCGCGCCAGCTTCTGGGATCTGTACGACCAGGCGCGCGCAGGCGCCCTGGACGCCATTAAGGCCATGGATGCCGACGACTTCGACCTGGCCGCTTCCCACCGCCTCACCGCCGACGTGAACTTCTACGGCGAGCCCGTGGTGGCCCTCGTCGTGGCCGTGGAAGACGCCGCGGCCGGCGACGACGTCCCCGACGTGCGGAATCGGTAGGAACGCCCATGACCCTCGAGACCGCCTTCGACCTCCCCTTCTGGTTCGAGTTCGCCGCCACCGTCACCGGCGGCCTGTCCGGCGGCATGTCCGCCGTGCGCGCCCGCTACGACATCTTCGGTACCGTGGCCATCGCCTGCATCACCGGCATGGGCGGCGGCATCATCCGCGACATCCTGCTGCAGAACTACGGCCTGTACGCCTTCCAAAGCCCTTGGTTTCTCCTTTCCTGCGCCCTGGCCGGCGTGGCGGTGTTCTACTTCGGCAAGCTGGCCACCTACCTGGACCCCATCGTCGACCTCCTGGACAACATCTCGGTAGCCCTGTGGGCCATCATCGGCGCGTCGAAGAGCCTCTCGGCGGGCCTTACCGTCATCCCCTCGGTAGTGCTCGGCACCATCACCTCCATCGGCGGGGGCATCTCCCGCGACGTGCTCATGAACCGGCCGCCCGTCGCCTTCCAAACCGGCCCCATCTACGGCAGCGCGGCCCTCATCGGCTGCATGGTCTACTGCCCGCTGAAGGCCAACGGCATCCTGCCCGACGCGGCGGGCATCCTGTGCGCCGGCCTCATCATGGTTCTGCGCTACCTGTCCCTCATCATGGGCTGGCGCACCAAGCCGCCCCGCGACTACTCGGACACGGTGGTGGAAAGCGTGGCGCGACCGATGCGCTTCATCGCGCGCAAGGTGCACGTGCCCATAGGCAAGACGGCCCGCGAGCGCCAGGGCACAACCAAGTTCGATCGCTTCAAGAGGAAGGGCAAGAAGCTTTACGATCGCCTGAGCGGCCGCTGGATGGACGACGACGGCGAGCACTTCCAGCCCACCGTGCTCATGGACAAGCTCGTGGTGCCCCTGGCCGATGAGGACGAGCATGCCTCCGAACCGGCCCCCGATCCCTCCGATCGCCTGTTCGTCGACCGCGACGAGCTCTACCGCATCATCGGCCTCGACCACGAGCCCCGCCGCACCGGCCCGCAGGCGGCGGTGAAGGATTCCGCCGCGGAAGCCAAGGATTCGAAGAGCGCGGAAGGCGCGGAAGGCGCCGACGCAGACACGGCACGAAAAGCCGACGACGAGCCGGCCTTCGACCCCTTCGAACCGCAAACCCCCGACCCGAAGAAGCCCCAGCACAACCCCCGCGACCAGAAGAAGCGTTCATGACGCTCTCCCGTCACCGGGTACACCAAATTCGTGCAGGAATTTGCGATAGGGAGAGGCCGAGGCGATCCTACAACCGATTTAGAGTCTCCCTATCGCAAAATCCTGCACGAATCGCCCAGACACACTCTCTCTAACGAAAAATCTTGCACGGAAATACGGCGACCGTCGCCGCGCACTGAACAAGCCCGCCGCTTGGCCTGCAGACATCCCCGTAGGGGCCGGCCTCGATCGGCACTCCCGAGCCAGAACGTCCGCCAATGCAGAAAGGGCGGCGCAAGCGCCGCCCCTACGTAGGTGTACCGATTCCCCGATCCTGAGCCTACATATTCTTCAACAGAATCGTGCTCATGAGGTCGGCGGTGTGCTCGCAGGCGTCGCAGCAGCTCTCCATGAAGGCGTACAGGCGCGACCACTTCAGCACGTGCATGGGCTCGTCGGCGTGGTTCACATGCAGGTTGCGGATGACCTCCACGTACAGCGCGTCGGCCTCTTCCTCGTTGTCGGAGACCTGAATGACCAGCTGCTTGAAGTTCTTCGACTTCTTGAAGTTGCGGAAATCCTCCATGGCGGCGTCCACGGCCTTGCACGACTTGCGGATGAGGGTGGCGAAGCGCAGGGCGTCCTCGGGAATCTGATGGATGTCGAACATGTAGAAGTACTGCAGCACGTCCTCGATCTCATCCAGAATCTCGTCCAGCGCGCCGGCCAAAGCCACGATGTCCTCGCGATCGAACGGCGGCATGAAATCATTGCCGACGTGCTTGTAGATGTCGTGGTTGATCATGTCGCCGGCGTGCTCGAGCGCATGGGCCTCATCGAGCACCGCGCGCAGGGCGGCGGCATCGGTGAAGTTCTCCATGGCGCGCACAAGGACGCTCGCCTCTTGCACGGCCAGATCGGACAGCTCTTCGTAGGCGTCGAAGTAATCGTACTTGTGTTTCTTGGCCACTGGACTTCCCTTCTCGTGTTACAGGATCATAAGGAACAACTTGGCGCAGGCGAAGCCCAAGATGCCGCACCCGGGAAAGGTGAGCACCCACGTCTTCACCATATCGATGGCGATAGACCATTTCACGGACTTGGGGTTCTTCGCGGCCCCCACGCCCATGATGGCCGTCGTGTTGGTGTGCGTCGTGGAAACCGGCAAGCCCCCGAAGGTGGCGAGCATAAGACTCACGAACGTGGAGAGGCTGGCGGCGAATCCTTGGAACGCCTCGAGCTTCACCATGTCCATGCCCACGGACTTGATGATGCGCTCGCCGCCCACGGCCGTACCGAGGCCCATGTTGAAGGCGCAGAAGAGCATGAGCCACATGGGCATCGCCACGCCCGTAAGATCCATGCCCATGCCGGCGGTCATCATGATGGCCAGCATGAAGATGGACATGAACTTCTGGCCGTCTTGGGCGCCATGCATGAAGGCCACGCCGGCGCCGGAGCAAATCTGCGCCCACTTGAAGAACGAGTTCGCCTTCTGACGGTTCACATGCCGGCACAGCCGCCCGATGAGCTTGTAGTTGAGCCAGCCCAGGCCGAAGCCGAGCAGCGTCGAGAGCAAAATGCCGTAGATGACCTTCATCCACTCGGCCCCGTTGATGGCATCGAGACCGCCCTGGACGGCGATGGCAGCCCCCGTGAGGCCGGCGATGAGCGAATGGGACTGGGAGGTGGGAATGCCGAACCACCAGGCCGCCGCACCCCAGACGATAATGGCGACCATCGCTGCCATGAGCGCCGTCAGGGCCTGATGGGAGTTGCCGCCGAAATCCACCATGGAGAAAATGGTATGGGCCACCGCCGTGGAGACCAGCGACACGAGCAAAAGCCCCAGAAAGTTGAACACCGCCGCCATGATGATGGCGTGCCGAGGCTTCATGGCCCGGGTTGAGACCGCCGTGGCAATGGCATTGGGCGCATCCGTCGCGCCGTTCACGATGATAACGCCGATATTAAGCAGGGTCACCACCAGAAGGATGGGGTTCTGCATAAGCTCGGAGAGGAAAAAGGTCCACTCGATCGTCACGGAGTTCCTTCCAACAGATAAACTGCACCCAGAAAATGCGCAGTGGCCCAAGTCTACCCTATGACACGCCGTCAGCAAGACAGACTGCTGTGTTTTTTTTGAAAAAGCTCCTACTCGGGGTCGCCGTAGAGGGCGAAGACGCGACGGCGCTCGGCGCCGATGGTGGTGAGGTTGTTGTGGCCGGGAAGAACCGCCGTGTCATCGGGCAGGGCCGCGAGCTTCTTCAAGGAAGCGCGCATGTCGGCCATCGATCCACCTGCGAAATCGGTGCGGCCGACGGTGCCGGCGAACAGCGTGTCGCCCGAGATGAGCACCGGCAGCCCCTTGGGATGGTTGCCGAACTGCGGTATGTCGAACAAGCAGATGGAGCCGGGAGTGTGGCCGGGTGTCGCGATGACCTTCCACTTCATGTTCCCCACTTCCACGACATCGCCGTGGGCAACCGTGCGATCCACGGGGCAGGGAACGCCGCGGGTTGAGAGATCCTCGTCGCGAGGCTCCTCAATAAGCGGCGCGTCTACGGCCGAGGCGATGACCGGAGCGCCCGTGGCCTCGCGCAGCTCAGCAGCGGCGCCGGTGTGGTCGAAGTGGGAGTGGGTGAGCACGATGGCGTCCAGCTTGCGGTCACCCAGGGCCGCGAGAATCTTGTCGACCGAGCAGCTCGGATCCACCACCATAGTGCCCTCGCCGTCGGATACGATGTACACGTTGTTGGCGAGCACGCCCATGATCATATACTCGACATCGACGCACAATCCGCTGATCTCATACAAATCCGTCGCCATTTCTCAACCTTTCTTGCTTGATCCTTGGGGCATCATTCTACGGGCATCGAAGACGCCGTCGATGGCGGACAGGCGCTTTGTCATGCGCTCGATAACCGCCAAGTCGGACAGCTGGAAGAGGAAGCGCATCTCCACCATGCCATCGCGGTGGGTGGTGGTGTTGCAGGACAGCACATTGGCGCCCATCTCGGAAATGACGCGCGTCACATCCAGAAGCAGGTTCATGCGGTCGAGCGCCTCGATGTAGATCTCCACCTGGTAGGTGGCCGCCGTGGGCGTCCCCTCCCATTCCACCTCGATGATGCGCTCGGGATGCCGCTTCAAATCGAGCGCGTTGGGGCAGTCGGCCCGGTGCACCGACACGCCGCGGCCGCGGGTCACAAACCCCAAGATGTCATCGCCGGGCACGGGGTTGCAGCAGCGCGACAGGCGCACGAGCACGTCGTCGACGCCCTTCACCACGATGCCCTGGGACGAGTGGGTCTCGTGCTTCTTCGGGCGCTTCACGGACGTGAGCATGGGGGCCATAATGCCCGTGGAGGAGGCCGATGTGCCCACCGTGGGCTTCTCCGCCTCCTCGTTGCCCTTGTCCACCAGGATCTTCAGCAGACGGTTCGTGACGTGCTGGGCCTTCTCCTTGCCCGTGCCGATGTGCACGTACATCTCATCGGGGTCTTTGAAGCCGAGCGCCTCGGCCACCAGCTTCAGCGCCCGCATCGACTGGGCGCTGGAAAGCCCCAGCCCGTGCTTGCGCATCTCGCGCACGAGCATGTCGCGGCCCATCTGCATGTCGTCGGAGCGGGTGATCTTCGAGAAGTAGGAGCGGATCTTGCTGCGGGCCGAGGGCGTCTTCACGATGTTCAGCCAGTCGCGGGAGGGGCTCGCGCTCTTCTGGGTGAGCACCTCCACGCGGTCGCCCACCTGCAGCTGGTAGGACAGAGGCACGATGGAGCCGTTCACCTTGGCGCCCACGCAGTGGTTGCCCACCTCGGTGTGGATGGCGTAGGCGAAGTCCACCGGCGTGGAACCGGCACGCAAGCTCATGACCTCGCCCTTCGGCGTGAACACGAAGACCTCCGTGTCGTCGAGGTCCATCTTCAGCGACTTTAGGAACTCGCGGGAGTCCTCGGTCTCGTCCTGCCAGTCCACCATCTGGCGCAGCCACGCCAGCTGGGCATCCAGGTTGTCGGCGGCGCCGGGGCGCGAGGCGCCGGTCTCCTTGTAGCGCCAGTGGGCCGCCACGCCGTACTCGGAGTTGCGGTGCATCTCCTCGGTGCGGATCTGCACCTCCAGGGGACGTCCGGCCGGCCCCATGACCGTCGTGTGCAGCGACTGGTACATGTTGAACTTCGGCATGGCGATGTAGTCTTTGAAGCGGCCGGGCATGGGGTGCCACAGCGTGTGCACCGCGCCCAGAGCCGAGTAGCAGTCCTTCACCGAGCTGGTGATGATGCGCACGGCGATGAGGTCGTAAATCTCCGAGAATCCCTTGCCCTTCTTCGTCATCTTCTGGTAGATGGAGTACAGATGCTTCGGACGCCCCATGATCTGGGCCGAAATTCCCACCTTCCCCATCTCCTCGTGGAGCACGGCGATGACGTCGGCCAGGTACTTCTCACGCTCGGCGCGGGACTCGGTCACCATGCGGGAGACCTGCTTGTACTTGTTGGGCTCCAGGTAGAAGAAGGAGAGGTCCTCCAGCTCCCACTTGATGGAGTTGATGCCAAGGCGGTGGGCGATGGGGGCGTAGATCTCAAGGGTCTCGCGGGACTTGAAGATGCGCCGATCCTCGCGCAGGGCCGCCAGTGTGCGCATATTGTGCAGACGGTCGGCCAGCTTGATGACGATGACGCGGATGTCCTTGGACATGGCCACGAACATCTTGCGGATCGTGGCCGCCTGCTCGTCGGTGAGCGACTCCACCTCGATGCGGGTGATCTTGGTGACGCCCTCCACCAGCGCCCGCACCTGCGGGTTGAAGGTGCGCTCCACCTCCTCGGCCGTCACCTTCGTGTCCTCCACGGTGTCGTGGAGCAGCGCCGCCGTGATAGTCTCGGCATCCATGCGCAGATCGGCCAGGATGATGCCCACCTCGATGGGATGGATGATGAACGGCTCGCCGGACTTGCGGCACTGGCCCGCGTGGGCGTCGCGGGCGAACTCGAAGGCGCGGCGCAGCATGGCCTCCTCCGGCGCGTCCATGTAGGCACTCGTCAGGCGCGCCAGCTCGGCGAAGCGGTCCTCGGGCGTGGCGGGCCCGCGTTCGATGGCCGAATCGGCCGTGGGATGCGGGCGGCCCAGAAGCGCGTCCACGGTCTCTTTCGTGGCCTTCCCGGCGCTGACGGCATCGGCCGCCGCCCGGACGGAATCGTCTCTCTCGGCGCTCATGGGCGCCTCCCTTCTCCTGAACGCGGATGGTCCGCGGATCGTTATCGGTTAGTGCCCCTGGCCCGGTCGGTTCCTCGGCACGATGGGGTGGCACAGACGCACCGTGAGCGCGGGCTCGTCGGTGCCCAGCGCCCATCGGCAGAAGCCGCCGAACAGCGTGCGCTCGTCGATGCCCTCGCGGTAGCGCACCGAATCGGTCAGTTCCACCTTCGACGCCCCCTCGCGCACCCGCACCCACAGATGCGGGCGGCCGGCCTCGTAAACGGTGCGCGTCTCGATGAGCCCGAGCTCGCGGAACACGGCCAAGCCGCAGGCCGCCGAGGTGGGACTCACGGCGCGGAAGGCGTCGGAGGCGGCCTCGGCCAGATCGGCGTCGGCCACGCAGAAGTAGTCGTCGGGAGTGTTGCGCTGCAGCGAGCGCAGCTTGCGGTACACCTGGGCCATGACGTCATGATCCGGCGTGGCGTCGGCCAAGATGCGCTCGTTGATGGAGGCATCCCCGCGCCCGTAGAGCAGATGCACCCACGCCGGCTTCCCATCACGCCCGCCCCGGCCGCTCATCTGGTTGAACTCCACGTCGCTGAAGGGCAGATGGTACAGCACCACGTGCCGGATGTTGGGAATATCGACCCCTTCCCCGAAGGCCGAGGTGGCCACGAGCACCTTCAGGTCGTCGCGACGGAACAGCTCTTCGATGCGCTTGCGCTCGTCGCGGGAGAGCCCCGCGTTGTAGAAGCCGATCATGCAGGCGAGCTGCGGCACCCGCCGGCGCAGCATGCGCGCGAGCGCCACGGAATGCTCGCGGGAGTTCACGTAGATGACGGTCTTCTCGCCCGTGGCCACCAGGGAGGCCAAATAGTCGTCGCGGTGCGGGATGTTGCGCTGGTCGTCCAGGTACAGGTTGTCGCGGGCCGTCTCGTCGATGACCGAGTCCTGAATGGGCAGCACCGCATCGATGTCGTCGGCCACGGCGTCGTTGGCCGTGGCGGTCACCGCGAGCACCACGGGGTCTCCGAGCCGGGTCAGCGCCCGGTCGAGCTGGGTGTAGGCCACGCGCTGGCCAGCCTTGGCCTGGCCGATGTGGTGCGCCTCGTCCACGACGACGAACCCGACGCGCCCCGAGGCCGCCAGCTCGTCGGTGTGGAACATGAGGTACTCCGGCGTGGTGAGCACGATATCGAGGCTCCCGTCGGCCAGCCCCGCGTACACCGCCGCGCGCTCCTCGGGCGTCGACTCGCCGGTGATGACGGCGCTCGCAATGCCGAAGCGCTCGAGGCTCGCCCGCAGATGGAATACCTGGTCGGCGATGAGCGCCCGCAAGGGGTAGATGAACAGGCTCGCGGCATGGTCGGTCAGCGCGCGGAAGGCGGCGTAGGTTTGGAAGCACAGCGACTTGCCGCGCCCCGTGGCCATGACGGCGAAGGTGGACTTCCCCGCCCGCAGCCGATCGAGAATCTCTCGCTGGGCCGGATGCAGCGGGCGGTCGCCGATGATGGCCTTCACAATGGCCGCCTCCAGGCCGTCCGGGTCGCGCCGGGCCGTCTCCTCCCACTGGGCGCGGCGGGGCGCCAGATCGGGCAGCGCCGGCTCGGGCGCCTCGTCGGCGGCCGCAAGATCAGGCTCCCCTTCCGCTTCGGCGAACAGATCGGCGGTGAACGACACGGCGTCCGGGTCGAGGCAGGCCTCCAAAGCGCAACAGCTGCGCGCCGGGGCCACGGTTTCCAGCATGGCCTTCACCGAGCGGCGGCCGCGCCATTCGTCGATCTGCACCGTGAAGGCGGCGTCCACCACCGCGTCGTTCACGAGCAGCGCGTCGATGGCGGCGCAGTGGAACATGATGCCGGCCACCGATGCGCGCCCGTTGGTGAGCGTGCAGGCGAAGTGGTCCTTGGTCTGGCCCACGGCCCGGGTGTTCACGAGCGTCACGTTCCGGGCGAGGAACGTGGGCTGGGGGTTCTCCTGGCCGAAGGGGGCGAGCCGCTCGACCAGCGCCACGGATTCG
Proteins encoded in this window:
- a CDS encoding aspartate-semialdehyde dehydrogenase; its protein translation is MTWTKEMPANPVVAVAGATGAVGQEFLRVLHDVDFPASEVRALASARSAGKKVPFEGCGLVPAGELTVQEMTPESFEGVDIALFSAGASVSKEMREAVTAAGAVMIDNSSAFRMDEDVPLVVPEVNPQDVAWHNGVIANPNCSTIQMVVALKPLYDLSPIKRVVVSTYQAASGAGAPAMAELYDQTRAFLDGTPEDELEISAFAHRIAFNTIPHIDVFLDDGSTKEEWKMVVETKKIMGDPAIEVAATCVRVPVLRCHGEAINVEFADEVTVEAARAALEAAPGVEVMDDTANKVYPMPGLLAGTDGTFVGRLRKDPTVPHGIAFWDVADQIRKGAALNAVQIAQLLLP
- a CDS encoding aspartate kinase; translation: MALIVAKFGGTSVASPERIKNVAKRLVGMRQRGDEVVAVVSAMGKTTDELMGLASAITTAPPARELDRLLSTGEQVSMTLLAMAIEALGYKSISFTGRQAGIETNGTHNKARIVKVHNERILDALDDGAIPVVAGFQGIDANGDITTLGRGGSDTTAVAIAWGINADVCEIYSDVDGVYTTDPRIAPRARKLDSICYDDMLELSSAGSGVLQSRAVEFARKWKVVIHSRSAFSEAEGTYVKEEYEMEEAVITGIASDTSEVKVTIRQVPDAPNVAARVFGALAAANVNLDMIIQNVSEAGFTDISFTTPGADLPRAKETMERIVPEIGAREFIVDEDIAKVSLVGTGMKSSPGVASRTFQTLGDNNINIVAISTSPIRLSMIVDAAQAVQAVQCLHTAFGLDSDDVFVETQLSAEEIAAKMKKGR
- a CDS encoding zinc dependent phospholipase C family protein, which translates into the protein MPAIITHDLFGKDVYGETFDTIGGSRDAAEAFLLGNQGPDPLFFVAPDPRYRRVGKLASTLHRARPAEFLVALKSAVRELPAQERSVGRAYALGYVCHYLLDSTVHPLVISQVNALCGAGVEGLAAEDAHEVHAVIETELDELVLTAKRGETVATYHPATSVLRGRDSMLDTVGRLYAGAVDNAFGLAMPKGMFKSAVRAERAAQRALYSPTGAKRAVLSAAERLVRPHAMTGAMSHRAAERATSAFANGERAPWRHPATEAVSRASFWDLYDQARAGALDAIKAMDADDFDLAASHRLTADVNFYGEPVVALVVAVEDAAAGDDVPDVRNR
- a CDS encoding trimeric intracellular cation channel family protein, whose translation is MTLETAFDLPFWFEFAATVTGGLSGGMSAVRARYDIFGTVAIACITGMGGGIIRDILLQNYGLYAFQSPWFLLSCALAGVAVFYFGKLATYLDPIVDLLDNISVALWAIIGASKSLSAGLTVIPSVVLGTITSIGGGISRDVLMNRPPVAFQTGPIYGSAALIGCMVYCPLKANGILPDAAGILCAGLIMVLRYLSLIMGWRTKPPRDYSDTVVESVARPMRFIARKVHVPIGKTARERQGTTKFDRFKRKGKKLYDRLSGRWMDDDGEHFQPTVLMDKLVVPLADEDEHASEPAPDPSDRLFVDRDELYRIIGLDHEPRRTGPQAAVKDSAAEAKDSKSAEGAEGADADTARKADDEPAFDPFEPQTPDPKKPQHNPRDQKKRS
- a CDS encoding DUF47 domain-containing protein, giving the protein MAKKHKYDYFDAYEELSDLAVQEASVLVRAMENFTDAAALRAVLDEAHALEHAGDMINHDIYKHVGNDFMPPFDREDIVALAGALDEILDEIEDVLQYFYMFDIHQIPEDALRFATLIRKSCKAVDAAMEDFRNFKKSKNFKQLVIQVSDNEEEADALYVEVIRNLHVNHADEPMHVLKWSRLYAFMESCCDACEHTADLMSTILLKNM
- a CDS encoding inorganic phosphate transporter; amino-acid sequence: MTIEWTFFLSELMQNPILLVVTLLNIGVIIVNGATDAPNAIATAVSTRAMKPRHAIIMAAVFNFLGLLLVSLVSTAVAHTIFSMVDFGGNSHQALTALMAAMVAIIVWGAAAWWFGIPTSQSHSLIAGLTGAAIAVQGGLDAINGAEWMKVIYGILLSTLLGFGLGWLNYKLIGRLCRHVNRQKANSFFKWAQICSGAGVAFMHGAQDGQKFMSIFMLAIMMTAGMGMDLTGVAMPMWLMLFCAFNMGLGTAVGGERIIKSVGMDMVKLEAFQGFAASLSTFVSLMLATFGGLPVSTTHTNTTAIMGVGAAKNPKSVKWSIAIDMVKTWVLTFPGCGILGFACAKLFLMIL
- a CDS encoding MBL fold metallo-hydrolase, translated to MATDLYEISGLCVDVEYMIMGVLANNVYIVSDGEGTMVVDPSCSVDKILAALGDRKLDAIVLTHSHFDHTGAAAELREATGAPVIASAVDAPLIEEPRDEDLSTRGVPCPVDRTVAHGDVVEVGNMKWKVIATPGHTPGSICLFDIPQFGNHPKGLPVLISGDTLFAGTVGRTDFAGGSMADMRASLKKLAALPDDTAVLPGHNNLTTIGAERRRVFALYGDPE
- a CDS encoding RelA/SpoT family protein: MSAERDDSVRAAADAVSAGKATKETVDALLGRPHPTADSAIERGPATPEDRFAELARLTSAYMDAPEEAMLRRAFEFARDAHAGQCRKSGEPFIIHPIEVGIILADLRMDAETITAALLHDTVEDTKVTAEEVERTFNPQVRALVEGVTKITRIEVESLTDEQAATIRKMFVAMSKDIRVIVIKLADRLHNMRTLAALREDRRIFKSRETLEIYAPIAHRLGINSIKWELEDLSFFYLEPNKYKQVSRMVTESRAEREKYLADVIAVLHEEMGKVGISAQIMGRPKHLYSIYQKMTKKGKGFSEIYDLIAVRIITSSVKDCYSALGAVHTLWHPMPGRFKDYIAMPKFNMYQSLHTTVMGPAGRPLEVQIRTEEMHRNSEYGVAAHWRYKETGASRPGAADNLDAQLAWLRQMVDWQDETEDSREFLKSLKMDLDDTEVFVFTPKGEVMSLRAGSTPVDFAYAIHTEVGNHCVGAKVNGSIVPLSYQLQVGDRVEVLTQKSASPSRDWLNIVKTPSARSKIRSYFSKITRSDDMQMGRDMLVREMRKHGLGLSSAQSMRALKLVAEALGFKDPDEMYVHIGTGKEKAQHVTNRLLKILVDKGNEEAEKPTVGTSASSTGIMAPMLTSVKRPKKHETHSSQGIVVKGVDDVLVRLSRCCNPVPGDDILGFVTRGRGVSVHRADCPNALDLKRHPERIIEVEWEGTPTAATYQVEIYIEALDRMNLLLDVTRVISEMGANVLSCNTTTHRDGMVEMRFLFQLSDLAVIERMTKRLSAIDGVFDARRMMPQGSSKKG